The proteins below are encoded in one region of Actinomycetota bacterium:
- a CDS encoding acyltransferase yields the protein MARDRLRGGLWPARGPGGPCRDRRGDRHAALRPGGRRRDGAARARGRARALQLGGADAGPARPVRGGHAVTAADAKRVPALDALRLLGVGLVVGAHLFQRYGHPFGDPFGPKWLYWGTIGGIGVTLLIVLSGLLIERRYGGVPIGYGRFMRRRAAHLYPVYLIALALTLTVFGRGLPKATWYVRVLDLFGVASLVGVRWKALMLPMSWFLGVILALYALWPLLSRALARWPTATLLAALAMSVAARVLAFRYLPYERVLDWFLPCRVFEFTLGMWLARSPRIAAWLDRSAEGTSPRVTAALAHAGAVSFPLYLIHGSVRDWALIDALPPTAFVAVFLVVSWAAAEVILAAALPVERWLRGGRPVRA from the coding sequence GTGGCGCGAGATCGTCTCCGAGGTGGCCTGTGGCCTGCTCGTGGACCCGGCGGACCCTGCCGCGATCGCCGCGGCGATCGACACGCTGCTCTCCGACCCGGCGGCCGCCGTCGAGATGGGGCGGCGCGGGCGCGAGGCCGTGCTCGAGCGCTACAACTGGGAGGCGCAGATGCCGGCCCTGCTCGACCTGTACGAGGCGGTCATGCGGTGACGGCCGCCGACGCCAAGCGCGTACCGGCGCTCGATGCGCTTCGTCTGCTCGGAGTGGGACTGGTCGTGGGCGCCCATCTGTTCCAGCGCTACGGTCATCCGTTCGGGGATCCCTTCGGGCCGAAGTGGCTGTACTGGGGCACCATCGGGGGCATCGGCGTGACGCTGCTCATCGTGCTCTCCGGCCTGCTCATCGAGCGGCGCTACGGAGGTGTGCCGATCGGATACGGCCGGTTCATGCGCCGCCGAGCCGCCCATCTGTACCCGGTCTACCTCATCGCGCTGGCGCTCACGCTCACGGTGTTCGGCCGGGGCCTGCCCAAGGCCACGTGGTACGTCCGCGTGCTCGACCTGTTCGGGGTCGCTTCCCTCGTCGGCGTGAGGTGGAAGGCGCTCATGCTGCCGATGAGCTGGTTCCTCGGTGTCATCCTCGCTCTGTACGCGCTGTGGCCGCTACTCTCGCGCGCGCTCGCGAGGTGGCCGACCGCGACGCTGCTCGCCGCCCTGGCCATGTCGGTGGCGGCCCGGGTGCTCGCGTTCCGCTACCTGCCCTACGAGCGTGTGCTCGACTGGTTCCTGCCGTGCCGGGTGTTCGAGTTCACGCTCGGTATGTGGCTCGCGCGCTCACCGCGCATCGCGGCTTGGCTCGACCGGTCGGCCGAGGGTACCTCGCCGCGCGTGACCGCCGCCTTGGCGCACGCGGGGGCGGTGTCGTTCCCGCTCTACCTGATCCACGGCTCCGTGCGGGATTGGGCGCTCATCGACGCACTGCCGCCGACGGCCTTCGTCGCGGTGTTCCTGGTGGTGTCGTGGGCGGCCGCCGAGGTGATCCTCGCGGCGGCGCTGCCGGTCGAGCGATGGCTGCGGGGAGGCCGGCCGGTCCGAGCGTGA
- a CDS encoding glycosyltransferase family 4 protein, with protein sequence WLGWVDRPRLRELLAEVDIGLVTFLPAPNHMEAYPGKLFEYMAAGLPVIASDFPLWREIVSEVACGLLVDPADPAAIAAAIDTLLSDPAAAVEMGRRGREAVLERYNWEAQMPALLDLYEAVMR encoded by the coding sequence TGGCTGGGGTGGGTCGACCGGCCCCGCCTGCGCGAGCTGCTCGCGGAGGTCGACATCGGGCTGGTGACGTTCCTGCCGGCGCCCAACCACATGGAGGCGTACCCCGGGAAGCTCTTCGAGTACATGGCCGCTGGGCTGCCGGTCATCGCATCGGACTTCCCGCTGTGGCGCGAGATCGTCTCCGAGGTGGCCTGTGGCCTGCTCGTGGACCCGGCGGACCCTGCCGCGATCGCCGCGGCGATCGACACGCTGCTCTCCGACCCGGCGGCCGCCGTCGAGATGGGGCGGCGCGGGCGCGAGGCCGTGCTCGAGCGCTACAACTGGGAGGCGCAGATGCCGGCCCTGCTCGACCTGTACGAGGCGGTCATGCGGTGA
- a CDS encoding acyltransferase, with product MWHAGHVGARPTGDFVTAERNRNIDALRVVAAVGVLWSHSLNAFYSSYEWPRLLAGLILVGRAGVPFFFFAAGWAYSGSLERHGNRALRRRVLQLAGIFAAAWLFSMAAGQPWSWWSTAGVRDILAAVFYGMPAGPLWFFPALIGATLVGHAIAGRGMTGAAAVLAWVAFLAGVIITALLPGIMGDKAALLNPLTPGIVLYRTAVYWCGAYLTGMALAERGFAPDGRQTLALVLAGVTGLAITLAMYLVPVALLPRWLAGSLTSIAVCVYSAGATSLGAAALTPRSGRLVELVAKAGPLALWVYVVHPVVMTWLTRLFPTASWGPWLYTLAVAAVSFAAATVGLSAWRLLYSVAVHPTRPRTAP from the coding sequence GTGTGGCACGCTGGTCACGTCGGGGCCCGACCCACCGGAGACTTCGTGACCGCCGAGCGGAACCGCAACATCGATGCGCTGCGCGTGGTCGCCGCTGTAGGCGTGTTGTGGTCACACAGCCTCAATGCGTTCTACAGCAGCTACGAGTGGCCGCGGCTGCTCGCGGGGCTGATCCTCGTCGGACGCGCGGGCGTGCCGTTCTTCTTCTTCGCGGCAGGCTGGGCGTACTCCGGATCACTCGAGCGGCACGGGAACCGCGCGCTCCGGCGCCGCGTCCTGCAGCTGGCCGGCATCTTCGCGGCGGCGTGGCTGTTCTCGATGGCCGCGGGGCAGCCGTGGTCGTGGTGGTCGACCGCCGGCGTCCGCGACATCCTCGCCGCTGTCTTCTACGGAATGCCGGCCGGACCGCTGTGGTTCTTCCCCGCGCTCATCGGCGCCACGCTGGTCGGACACGCGATAGCCGGCCGCGGCATGACCGGCGCGGCGGCGGTACTCGCCTGGGTGGCGTTCCTCGCCGGCGTCATCATCACCGCGCTGCTCCCCGGCATCATGGGCGACAAGGCCGCCCTTCTCAACCCGCTCACGCCCGGGATCGTCCTGTACCGTACGGCGGTCTACTGGTGCGGCGCCTACCTGACCGGCATGGCGCTCGCCGAACGCGGTTTCGCGCCCGACGGGCGGCAGACGCTCGCCCTCGTACTCGCGGGCGTGACAGGACTCGCCATCACGCTGGCGATGTACCTCGTTCCGGTGGCGCTGCTGCCGCGGTGGCTGGCCGGCTCGTTGACGAGCATCGCGGTCTGTGTCTACTCGGCGGGCGCGACCTCGCTCGGGGCCGCGGCGTTGACCCCGCGATCAGGCCGTCTCGTCGAGCTCGTTGCGAAGGCAGGACCTCTCGCCCTGTGGGTCTACGTCGTTCATCCCGTCGTGATGACGTGGTTGACCAGGCTGTTCCCAACAGCCTCCTGGGGGCCGTGGTTGTACACGCTCGCCGTCGCCGCAGTCAGCTTCGCGGCCGCGACGGTGGGCCTCTCCGCATGGCGCTTGCTGTACTCTGTCGCGGTGCATCCGACCCGACCGAGGACCGCACCGTGA